The genomic region GACAGCGGCCCGGGCATGACGCCCGAAGAACAAGCCCGCGTTTTCGGCGCCTTCGAGCAGGCCGGCGACGCTTCGGAAAAGAGCGGCGGCACGGGCCTCGGCTTGACTATTTCCGCCCGCATCGTCGAGGAATTCGGCGGCAGGATGTCGGTCGTCAGCGAAAGAGGCGTCGGTAGCCAGTTCATCGTGCGGTTCCCGGTCGAGCTGCCCGCCGACCAGCGCAGTCGGAACCATCGTGCCACGATGCTGAAATCCTCCCGCGTGCTGCTGATTGCGCCGGACGGTCCCGCCGCCACGGCCACAGCAGAGACCATCCGCATGCTTGGCGGCACCTGCCGGCTGATCGAGGCCGGCGATGCCGGGAATTTCGCGCTGGATACGCTGATGGAGGCTGAGGGCCCGCCAACAGATGTCATCGTCGACAATCGCATGGCGCCGCATTTTCTCTCGCAGTTTGCCGATCGTCTCGGCGTCATTGCGCCCGGCCTGCGCCGCATTTTCCTGGTGACGCCGGAGCAGCGCAACGCAGAGGAATTCGACATGTTTGATGCTTGGCTTATCAGGCCGTTGCGCGAGCAGTCGCTTATCGACGTCCTGCGCGGCCGGATGCGCGGTATGGAACGACGCGATGCCATCAATGACAACCAGCCCGGTTTCATGACCTTGCCCGAGCTGCCGGAGGGTACCGGAATTTCCATCGTGCTGGCGGAGGACGATCCGGTCAACGCCATGCTTGTGCGCGCCGTACTCACCAAGGCGGGGCACGCCGTCGATGTCGTGCAGGATGTCGAGAGCCTGCTTGACCGAGCTTGGCATGCCGGCCACAGTCGCCCCGACATCATCGTCACAGACCTGTCCATGCCCGGTGGCGACGGAGTAGAGATGCTGGGACGGCTGCGAGCCCACGAGCGCCGGCAGGGGTTGCCGCCAGTGCCCGTCATCGTCCTCACAGCCGATAGCCGCGATGAAACCCGCCGCGCCGCGCTTTTGAACGGTGCCAGCATCGTGCTTGCCAAGCCCGCCGATCCGCAGCGGCTGATCCAGGAGGTCGAGACGCTGGCGGCAATGACGGTCGACTTCGCACGACAGTCGTAAAGCTGCCAATTAGCGCTTCCGATGGTGCTTCGTCGCCTTGCATTTGGCGACGCAGCATGTCACTTTCTTGTCGCAAGAATTTGCTTTATGGCGATCAAACAACCCAAAGTCGGGAAACGCCATGTCCATCGAAATGTTAAATCGCGAAGTTCAGGGCGACACTGTTCAAAATATCAAAAAAACGAGCGCCCCAGTGACTGGGGACGTGTTCGGCCGAATCGGCAATCTGGAAACGCGCCTTGCCCGTAACGAGCGCGAAATCGACGCTGCCCAAGCGGTGCGCTATCGCGTATTCGTCGAGGAGATGCACGCCCAGTTGCCAGCCGAGGCGATGCGCATGAAGCGCGACATCGATAGCTGGGATACAATCTGCGATCATCTGCTGGTTCTCGATCATTCCATCGAAGGCGATACCGAGGACCAGATCGTCGGCACGTACCGGCTGTTGCGCCAGGAAGTCGCCATGGCCCACGGTGGTTTCTACTCCGCTTCGGAATTTGCCACCGATGCCCTGATTGCCCGTCATCCGGACAAGCAGTTCATGGAACTCGGTCGCTCCTGCGTGCTGCCGGCCTATCGCACCAAGCGGATCGTCGAGCTTTTGTGGCAGGGCAACTGGGCCTATGCGCTTAAACACGGTATGGGCGCCATGTTCGGCTGCGCTTCCTTCCCCGGCATCCGGCCGGAAGAGCATGCGCTGGCTTTGTCTTTCCTCTACCACAACGTGCGTGCCCAAGGTGAATGGGCGGCAGACGCGCTTCCCTCGCTCGCCCGCACAATGGACCTGATGCCGGCCGAGGCGATCAATGCCCGCAAAGCGCTGATGGCGATGCCGCCGCTGATCAAGGGATATCTTCGCCTCGGTGCGATGGTGGGCACGCAGGCCGTGGTCGATCATGCCTTCAATACCACCGATGTACTGATCGTGCTGCCGATCGCCAGCATTTCCGATCGCTATGTAAACCACTACGGCGCGCAGGCGGATCGCTTCCTGAGCTAGGCGGCCGCCCGGCGCTTCTGTCCGTCTTCAGGAAATCATCACCTTGATAGGTGCTACATCTTGCCTTGGTGGCCAGGGATCCTAAACTCAACGCAATCGTGAATTGTCGCGGTGAAGGGGAGGGGTCGCAAGCGCCATGAGAACTGTAGTTGCCGGCGTTTTGGACATCGCCTACTACGAAACCGGCCGCGTCGACGGAGCGCCCGTCATACTTCTCCACGGATTTCCCTACGACGCCCATGCATATGAGGCTGTCGCCGAGCGGCTGGCGGCAGCCGGAAAGCGCTGTATCGTACCTTTTTTGCGCGGCTATGGCGCTACCCGCTTTCTCGATCCGGACACGCCGCGCTCAGGCGAACAGGCAGCGCTCGGCGCCGATCTGCTTGCCTTGATGGATGCGCTGTCGATCCCTTCGGCAGTTCTCGCGGGCTATGACTGGGGCGGTCGCGCAGCTTGCGTCGTCGCAGCGCTCTGGCCGGACCGGGTGCGGGGACTGGTCAGCGGCGGTGCCGGATACAACATCCAGAACATCGCCAGATCCGTGGAACCGAACACGCCCGAGGCAGAATACCGTTTCTGGTATCAGTATTACTTTCACAGCGAACGCGGCAGGATTGGACTGGCAGCCGACCGGCGAGGTCTCTGCCGGCTGCTTTGGCGCCTGTGGTCGCCGACATGGTCCTTCGACGAGGAGACGTTCGCCCGCAGCGCTTCCGCCTTCGACAATCCCGATTTTGTCGCCACCGTGATCCATTCCTATCGACACCGTTTCGGCCTCGTTGCGGGCGATCCCGCCTATGCGGAGATCGAGCGGTATCTGGCGGCCCAACCGACCATCGCGACGCCCACCATCGTCCTGCAAGGCGGCGACGATGGGGTAGACCCTCCGAGCCCGGCAGACGCGGCCCATCTTCATTTCACCGGGCCTTACGAGCGATTGGTCGTGCCCGGCGCCGGCCACAACCTCCCGCAGGAGGCGCCTGAGGCTTTCGCGGACGCAGTGCTGGCGGTCGGCTGAGTGCTCTGGGCTGCAAACCGGAAACGTCCTGTGGGCGATCCTTGGTGGCGTCCCGATTGCTGTTGTCTTGTCCGCCTCTGCGCGGATAGGGTGCCGGCTTGTTTTGGGACAGAAAAATTACAGTGAACGAACGCATCGCACCCAGGATCGAGCCTTACTCGGCAACCGAGCTTGCCACTGACGCAAGCCGCGCGTCGGCAACGCCGATGATGGA from Rhizobium tumorigenes harbors:
- a CDS encoding GNAT family N-acetyltransferase — protein: MSIEMLNREVQGDTVQNIKKTSAPVTGDVFGRIGNLETRLARNEREIDAAQAVRYRVFVEEMHAQLPAEAMRMKRDIDSWDTICDHLLVLDHSIEGDTEDQIVGTYRLLRQEVAMAHGGFYSASEFATDALIARHPDKQFMELGRSCVLPAYRTKRIVELLWQGNWAYALKHGMGAMFGCASFPGIRPEEHALALSFLYHNVRAQGEWAADALPSLARTMDLMPAEAINARKALMAMPPLIKGYLRLGAMVGTQAVVDHAFNTTDVLIVLPIASISDRYVNHYGAQADRFLS
- a CDS encoding alpha/beta fold hydrolase; the protein is MRTVVAGVLDIAYYETGRVDGAPVILLHGFPYDAHAYEAVAERLAAAGKRCIVPFLRGYGATRFLDPDTPRSGEQAALGADLLALMDALSIPSAVLAGYDWGGRAACVVAALWPDRVRGLVSGGAGYNIQNIARSVEPNTPEAEYRFWYQYYFHSERGRIGLAADRRGLCRLLWRLWSPTWSFDEETFARSASAFDNPDFVATVIHSYRHRFGLVAGDPAYAEIERYLAAQPTIATPTIVLQGGDDGVDPPSPADAAHLHFTGPYERLVVPGAGHNLPQEAPEAFADAVLAVG